A genomic segment from Sphingopyxis sp. DBS4 encodes:
- a CDS encoding winged helix-turn-helix domain-containing protein, translating to MNAEFDEASWTLRIGGAPVALEGKPLEVLHELLLRAGEVVTKDEILDAVWPGVTVVEGSLATAISKLRKALGTAGSDIVATVPRVGYRLTAPVEVESIDTPLAPRFAFTAGDSVPGRKAWQLEQPLGDTGAADVWLARQAKTGEQRVFKFADAPDRLRALKREAALSRLVSAGLGKTSPLPALHEWNFDAAPFFLEYAWGGRDLLAWAEGGLSAIPLAERLAVAAMAARAVAGIHSVGVLHKDLKPANMLIDDSENGPVLRLVDFGSGRLIDDALLASFQITNPGSLDTDLGKDEPRSGTLAYRAPELVGDAVPTVKSDIYALGLILYQLVVGDFTAALAPGWEERVADPLLQGDIARAAALTPGDRLDSAADLAERIERLDDRRAQAAEAAERAAFLADQKRREERRAAQRPWVRAAFASLTAGLLATSALAAYAWHQRGAALAARELTETSYAFIAEDVLGSPDPAKSSADETVVDAIKRASEQIDQRFGANPGIAARLHLAIARAFHQRSDPDTARGEYARADALFAKAGETESDDAITGRLDRINMEATSGQPDRLEEAGRLLEKERARLGKRGETGRMGFALARAEGAYDYFADIERAEPAFRRAVAIGEASGSDVPPGQLLKARSSLVLTLMRLGQADKAEPIARAIVADSTRIRGADHPDTLVTRQHWLNSLSMTGRYKEALEGSTPLLAAMEKRFGPDHRFTLGLRSTRFESFAALGRYAEAAVEAEKVWKGAAAQAGAHSHQALTGQIDYASALCQTPQRAKALGLARDALDTSLSAFGADYPLTHAIRYFTAECLIANQRFTEAGPMLAAVDREKTAQLLGNPDFDATVDVALAEVAVGDHDKAGARRLLDKAAPALAKTKDEILRARAAKLDRSLAS from the coding sequence GTGAACGCTGAGTTCGACGAAGCGAGCTGGACGCTGCGCATCGGCGGCGCTCCCGTCGCGCTCGAGGGCAAGCCGCTCGAGGTGCTGCACGAACTGCTGCTGCGCGCGGGCGAAGTCGTTACCAAGGACGAAATTCTCGATGCGGTGTGGCCCGGCGTGACCGTGGTCGAAGGCTCGCTCGCGACCGCCATTTCGAAGCTGCGCAAGGCGCTGGGCACTGCGGGTTCGGACATCGTCGCCACCGTGCCACGCGTCGGCTATCGCCTGACCGCGCCGGTCGAGGTCGAAAGCATCGACACGCCGCTCGCGCCGCGTTTCGCCTTCACCGCCGGGGACAGCGTTCCGGGACGTAAGGCCTGGCAACTCGAACAGCCGCTGGGCGATACCGGCGCCGCGGACGTCTGGCTCGCGCGCCAGGCCAAGACGGGCGAGCAGCGGGTGTTCAAATTCGCCGACGCGCCCGACCGGCTGCGCGCGCTGAAGCGCGAAGCCGCGCTGTCGCGCCTGGTGTCCGCCGGGCTCGGCAAGACATCGCCGCTTCCCGCGCTGCACGAATGGAATTTTGACGCGGCGCCCTTCTTCCTCGAATATGCCTGGGGCGGGCGCGACCTGCTCGCCTGGGCCGAGGGCGGCCTGTCCGCGATCCCGCTCGCCGAGCGGCTGGCGGTCGCGGCGATGGCGGCGCGCGCGGTCGCGGGCATCCACAGCGTCGGCGTCCTCCACAAGGATCTGAAGCCCGCCAACATGCTGATCGACGACAGCGAGAACGGCCCGGTGCTGCGGCTCGTCGATTTCGGCAGCGGGCGGCTGATCGACGACGCGCTGCTCGCCAGCTTTCAGATCACCAATCCGGGTTCGCTCGATACCGATCTCGGCAAGGACGAGCCGCGGTCGGGCACGCTCGCCTATCGCGCGCCTGAATTGGTCGGCGACGCGGTGCCGACGGTGAAGAGCGACATCTATGCGCTGGGGCTGATCCTCTATCAGCTCGTCGTCGGCGATTTCACCGCGGCGCTTGCGCCGGGCTGGGAGGAGCGGGTCGCCGACCCGCTGCTGCAGGGCGACATCGCGCGCGCCGCCGCGCTGACGCCGGGCGACCGGCTGGACAGCGCCGCCGACCTTGCCGAGCGGATCGAGCGGCTGGACGACCGCCGCGCCCAGGCCGCCGAAGCCGCCGAGCGCGCCGCCTTCCTGGCCGATCAGAAACGCCGCGAGGAGCGCCGCGCGGCGCAGCGGCCGTGGGTCCGCGCCGCTTTCGCGAGCCTGACCGCCGGGCTGCTCGCGACCTCGGCGCTCGCGGCCTATGCCTGGCACCAGCGGGGCGCCGCACTCGCCGCGCGCGAACTGACCGAGACCAGCTATGCCTTCATCGCCGAGGATGTGCTGGGCAGCCCCGACCCCGCCAAATCGAGTGCCGACGAAACCGTCGTCGACGCGATCAAGCGCGCGAGCGAGCAGATCGACCAGCGTTTCGGGGCCAATCCGGGGATCGCCGCGCGGCTGCACCTCGCCATCGCGCGCGCCTTTCACCAGCGCTCCGACCCGGACACCGCGCGCGGCGAATATGCGCGCGCCGACGCGCTGTTCGCGAAGGCAGGCGAGACCGAAAGCGACGACGCCATCACCGGCCGCCTCGACCGCATCAATATGGAGGCGACGTCGGGCCAGCCCGACCGGCTCGAGGAGGCGGGTCGCCTGCTGGAGAAGGAGCGCGCGCGGCTCGGCAAGCGCGGCGAGACCGGCCGCATGGGCTTCGCGCTCGCGCGCGCCGAAGGCGCCTATGATTATTTCGCCGACATCGAACGGGCCGAGCCCGCGTTCCGCCGCGCGGTGGCGATCGGCGAAGCGAGCGGAAGCGATGTTCCGCCGGGGCAATTACTGAAGGCGCGCTCGTCGCTGGTGCTGACTTTGATGCGGCTCGGACAAGCCGACAAGGCCGAGCCGATCGCGCGCGCGATCGTCGCCGATTCGACGCGCATCCGCGGCGCCGATCATCCCGACACGCTCGTCACCCGCCAGCACTGGCTGAACAGCCTGTCGATGACCGGGCGCTACAAGGAAGCGTTGGAAGGCAGCACGCCGCTGCTCGCGGCGATGGAAAAAAGGTTCGGCCCGGACCATCGTTTCACCCTCGGCCTGCGTTCGACCCGTTTCGAGAGCTTCGCCGCCCTCGGCCGCTATGCCGAGGCGGCAGTCGAGGCGGAGAAGGTCTGGAAAGGCGCGGCCGCGCAGGCCGGGGCGCATTCGCATCAGGCGCTGACCGGGCAGATCGACTATGCCTCGGCGCTCTGCCAGACGCCGCAGCGGGCGAAAGCGCTGGGTCTCGCACGCGACGCGCTCGACACCAGTCTTTCGGCGTTCGGCGCCGATTATCCGCTCACGCACGCAATCCGCTATTTCACCGCCGAATGCCTGATCGCCAACCAGCGCTTCACCGAAGCCGGGCCGATGCTGGCCGCGGTCGACCGCGAAAAGACCGCGCAGCTTCTCGGCAATCCCGATTTCGACGCCACCGTCGACGTCGCGCTGGCCGAGGTTGCGGTCGGCGATCACGACAAGGCCGGGGCGCGGCGGCTGCTCGACAAGGCCGCCCCCGCGCTTGCGAAGACAAAGGACGAGATATTGCGCGCCCGCGCCGCGAAGCTCGACCGGTCGCTGGCATCCTGA
- a CDS encoding helix-turn-helix transcriptional regulator: MTAERSPQTDGGGFDLLTDKQAAVLDLLANGRTSKEIAGALGLSESAVNRRIELLRIRFGGITRLELARRYRDWAALHGVTDGVETDRQSLRLAEPAAAEQKPLEDGEDAALTFRDSVAISIDPPWTGAAEPKVVPRVLDGENAVLTRGAAIAVMLLATIASLVLGLAAAGALTTTLGH; this comes from the coding sequence ATGACGGCCGAGCGCAGCCCCCAAACCGACGGCGGCGGTTTCGACCTGCTGACCGACAAGCAGGCGGCGGTTCTGGACCTGCTCGCGAACGGCCGCACGTCGAAGGAAATCGCCGGCGCACTCGGTCTGTCCGAATCGGCGGTCAATCGCCGCATCGAGCTTTTGCGCATCCGCTTCGGCGGAATCACCCGCCTCGAACTCGCGCGGCGCTATCGCGATTGGGCTGCGCTCCATGGCGTAACCGATGGTGTAGAAACTGACAGGCAAAGTCTTCGTCTCGCAGAACCCGCTGCCGCGGAGCAAAAGCCGCTCGAGGACGGCGAAGACGCCGCGCTGACGTTCCGGGACTCGGTCGCGATTTCGATCGATCCGCCCTGGACGGGCGCGGCCGAACCCAAAGTCGTCCCCAGGGTGCTCGACGGCGAAAATGCCGTGCTGACCCGTGGCGCGGCGATCGCGGTCATGCTGCTCGCGACCATCGCCAGTCTCGTCCTCGGCCTTGCCGCCGCGGGCGCGCTCACGACGACGCTCGGTCATTAG
- a CDS encoding JAB domain-containing protein: protein MANLLEPFAGGLAEIAADRLIRHFGGLGRALAASPEQLVAALEGDRRLAEAIVAARTLFEAGLRERISHAPVSTSDPAFREYLRFTIGKAPTECLHATYVTRDWGYLADEQVASGSTGQVETSLRRLLGRAFDVGAHGVILAHNHPSRSAEPSSADVALTRRIAELTRSVDIRLLDHLIVGGSDIVSMRERGLL from the coding sequence GTGGCGAACCTCCTCGAACCCTTCGCGGGCGGCCTCGCCGAAATCGCCGCCGACCGGCTGATCCGCCATTTCGGCGGCCTCGGCCGCGCGCTCGCCGCCTCGCCCGAACAGCTCGTCGCCGCACTCGAAGGTGACCGGCGGCTGGCCGAAGCGATCGTCGCGGCGCGCACCCTGTTCGAGGCCGGACTGCGCGAGCGGATTTCGCACGCGCCCGTATCGACGAGCGATCCGGCGTTCCGCGAATATCTGCGCTTCACCATCGGCAAGGCGCCGACCGAATGCCTGCACGCGACCTATGTGACCCGCGACTGGGGCTATCTGGCCGACGAGCAGGTGGCGAGCGGTTCGACCGGGCAGGTCGAGACCAGCCTGCGCCGCCTGCTCGGCCGCGCCTTCGACGTCGGCGCGCATGGCGTCATCCTCGCCCACAACCACCCGTCGCGGTCCGCCGAGCCCAGTTCCGCCGATGTCGCGCTGACCCGGCGGATCGCCGAGCTCACCCGATCGGTCGATATCCGCCTTCTCGACCACCTGATCGTCGGCGGCTCGGACATTGTCAGCATGCGCGAAAGAGGTCTGCTATGA
- a CDS encoding winged helix DNA-binding protein, translating into MSPQNSPARAPGAHDSDEASRLVAIAQEDYANRRRRDRIFRAGVFAEPAWDMLLDLYVQEHFGRAVSIQSLCVAAVVPPTTALRWIGRLVDRGLVLRTPSRHDNRVVHISLTADGRAGMERYLRGRRSANGGGV; encoded by the coding sequence ATGAGCCCGCAAAACTCACCTGCCCGGGCGCCGGGCGCGCACGATTCCGACGAGGCAAGCCGGCTGGTCGCGATCGCGCAGGAGGATTATGCGAACCGGCGCCGGCGCGACCGGATTTTCCGCGCCGGCGTCTTTGCCGAGCCTGCGTGGGACATGCTGCTCGACCTCTATGTCCAGGAACATTTCGGGCGCGCGGTCAGCATCCAGAGCCTGTGCGTCGCCGCCGTGGTGCCTCCGACGACGGCGCTGCGCTGGATCGGCAGGCTCGTCGATCGCGGGCTCGTTCTCCGCACACCGTCGCGCCACGACAACCGCGTCGTCCATATCAGCCTGACGGCGGACGGGCGCGCCGGGATGGAGCGATATCTGCGCGGCCGCCGGTCTGCAAACGGAGGCGGCGTCTAG
- a CDS encoding acyl-CoA dehydrogenase family protein: protein MPEASHPEIRESVRRLCADFPGSYWQALDRDRIYPTEFVRTLTQSGFLSVLVPEEFGGAGLGLSAATAILEEIHRSGCNGGACHAQMYTMGTILKHGSAEQKQRYLPGIASGELRLQAFGVTEPTSGTDTTRIKTFARRDGDDYVVSGQKIWISRAEHSDLMVLLVRTTPRDQVAKSSDGMSVLLVDMREAVGNGLTIRPVRTMLNHATTELFFDDLRVPAANLIGEEGKGFKYILDGMNAERILIASECIGDGRFFIDRASAYASGREVFGRPIGENQGIQFPIARAYVQLSAAAAMVDQAAAMFEAGEPCGTEANMAKMLASEASWYAADMCIQTHGGFGFAEEYDIERKFRETRLYQVAPISTNLILSHVATHLLKLPKSF, encoded by the coding sequence ATGCCCGAAGCCTCCCATCCCGAAATCCGCGAATCCGTCCGCCGGCTGTGCGCCGACTTTCCCGGCTCCTATTGGCAGGCGCTCGACCGCGACCGCATTTATCCGACTGAATTCGTTCGCACGCTGACCCAATCGGGCTTTCTCTCGGTCCTCGTGCCCGAGGAGTTTGGCGGCGCGGGGCTCGGCCTGTCGGCGGCGACCGCGATCCTCGAGGAAATCCACCGTTCGGGCTGCAATGGCGGGGCCTGCCACGCGCAGATGTACACGATGGGCACGATCCTGAAGCACGGATCGGCCGAGCAGAAGCAGCGCTATCTGCCCGGCATCGCCAGCGGCGAGCTGCGCCTCCAGGCCTTCGGCGTCACCGAGCCGACGAGCGGCACCGACACGACGCGGATCAAGACCTTCGCGCGCCGCGACGGTGATGACTATGTTGTTTCGGGGCAGAAGATCTGGATCAGTCGCGCCGAGCACAGCGATCTGATGGTGCTGCTCGTTCGTACCACGCCGCGCGATCAGGTCGCCAAATCGTCCGACGGAATGAGTGTGCTGCTCGTCGACATGCGCGAAGCGGTCGGCAATGGCCTGACGATCCGCCCGGTGCGTACGATGCTCAACCATGCGACGACCGAACTCTTCTTCGACGACCTCCGCGTCCCCGCCGCGAACCTGATCGGCGAGGAAGGCAAGGGTTTCAAATATATCCTCGACGGCATGAATGCCGAACGCATCCTGATCGCGAGCGAATGTATCGGCGACGGGCGTTTCTTCATCGACCGCGCGTCGGCCTATGCATCGGGGCGCGAAGTGTTCGGGCGGCCGATCGGCGAAAATCAGGGCATCCAGTTCCCGATCGCGCGCGCCTATGTCCAGCTATCGGCGGCGGCGGCGATGGTCGATCAGGCGGCGGCGATGTTCGAGGCGGGCGAGCCGTGCGGCACCGAGGCCAATATGGCGAAGATGCTGGCGTCCGAAGCAAGCTGGTATGCCGCCGACATGTGCATCCAGACCCACGGCGGTTTCGGCTTCGCCGAGGAATATGATATCGAGCGCAAGTTCCGCGAAACGCGGCTCTATCAGGTCGCGCCGATCAGCACGAATTTGATCCTGAGCCATGTCGCGACGCATTTGCTGAAATTGCCGAAGAGTTTTTAA
- a CDS encoding acyl-CoA dehydrogenase family protein, with product MTEIELEAELNDLRMSKEAQPLFDAVKRHIAENVDPITEEFFRLGEGRADRWSWAPGQLDLLEGAKNKAKAAGLWNFFLPHGDTGTPLTNLDYAYIAAELGKSPLASESLNCSAPDTGNMEVLEMVGTPAQKEQWLKPLLNGEIRSAYVMTEPGVASSDASNLETSAVLDGDEWVINGEKYFISGAGDPRCKILICMLRTNPEAARKGQHSQILVPMDTPGVQVLGPMRVFGADHAPQGHMHMRFDNVRVPRENILLGEGRGFEISQMRLGPGRIHHCMRTIGKAELALDLMVKRGNSRTAFGRPLSQLGKNLEVIARARCDIEALRLIVLKAAKAMDLLGNRQARVWVSMAKAMVPERVCQIIDQAIQIHGATGISHWTPLADLYADVRHLRFADGPDEVHYMVVGREELGRH from the coding sequence ATGACCGAGATCGAACTCGAAGCCGAACTCAACGACCTGCGCATGTCGAAGGAGGCGCAGCCGCTCTTCGACGCGGTGAAGCGCCATATCGCCGAGAATGTCGATCCGATCACCGAGGAATTCTTCCGGCTCGGCGAAGGCCGTGCCGATCGCTGGAGCTGGGCGCCGGGGCAGCTCGACCTGCTCGAAGGCGCGAAGAACAAGGCGAAGGCCGCGGGTCTGTGGAATTTCTTCCTGCCGCACGGCGACACCGGGACGCCGCTCACCAATCTCGACTATGCCTATATCGCCGCCGAGCTCGGCAAGTCGCCGCTCGCGTCGGAATCGCTGAACTGCTCGGCGCCGGATACCGGCAATATGGAAGTGCTCGAAATGGTCGGCACGCCCGCGCAGAAGGAACAATGGCTGAAGCCGCTGCTGAACGGCGAAATCCGCTCGGCCTATGTGATGACCGAACCCGGCGTCGCGTCGTCGGATGCCAGCAACCTTGAAACCAGCGCGGTGCTCGACGGCGACGAATGGGTCATCAACGGCGAGAAATATTTCATCAGCGGCGCCGGCGATCCGCGCTGCAAGATCCTGATCTGCATGCTTCGGACCAATCCCGAAGCCGCGCGCAAGGGGCAGCATTCGCAGATCCTCGTGCCGATGGACACGCCGGGCGTGCAGGTGCTGGGTCCGATGCGCGTGTTCGGCGCCGACCATGCGCCGCAGGGCCATATGCACATGCGCTTCGACAATGTCCGCGTGCCGCGCGAGAATATCCTGCTCGGCGAGGGGCGGGGATTCGAGATTTCGCAGATGCGCCTTGGCCCGGGCCGCATCCATCACTGTATGCGCACGATCGGCAAGGCCGAACTCGCGCTCGACCTGATGGTCAAGCGCGGCAATTCGCGCACCGCCTTCGGGCGGCCGCTGTCGCAGCTCGGCAAGAATCTCGAGGTCATCGCGCGGGCGCGCTGCGATATCGAGGCGCTACGGCTGATCGTGTTGAAGGCGGCAAAGGCGATGGACCTGCTCGGCAATCGTCAGGCGCGCGTCTGGGTGAGCATGGCCAAGGCGATGGTGCCCGAACGCGTGTGCCAGATCATCGACCAGGCGATCCAGATCCACGGCGCGACCGGCATCTCGCACTGGACACCACTCGCGGACCTTTACGCCGACGTGCGCCATCTGCGCTTCGCCGATGGCCCCGACGAGGTTCATTATATGGTGGTGGGCCGCGAGGAGCTGGGGCGGCATTAA
- a CDS encoding LysR family transcriptional regulator has product MRRLARFDLNLLQVFDAIHAKGGVSAAARHLNLSQPAISHALAKLRDAFGDPLFVRQGNRLVPTSAARAIAGPVREALRGLDAAFDAATAFDPAETAREFRIGVRLSGEMPRFSALALRVRSEAPRAMLASVTFRRRDLVVALANGDLDLALDVALPSDDRLCRHYLGTEPPVIVARKGHPRVDGAIDLDTYLALDHIVATARPHGPGMEDMALDRLGLARRVAVRCQHAITAWQIVAKSDMLFSLPRSHAEVLDAMWPMQLVDMPLPVEQGGSYLYWHQAADADPGLRWLRGIIADELGKSG; this is encoded by the coding sequence ATGCGCAGGCTCGCGCGTTTCGATCTCAACCTACTCCAGGTCTTCGACGCGATCCACGCGAAGGGCGGGGTGTCAGCGGCGGCGCGGCACCTCAACCTGTCGCAGCCCGCGATCAGCCATGCGCTCGCGAAGCTGCGCGATGCGTTCGGCGATCCGCTGTTCGTGCGGCAGGGCAACCGGCTGGTGCCGACCTCGGCCGCGCGCGCGATCGCCGGGCCGGTGCGCGAGGCGCTGCGCGGGCTCGACGCCGCGTTCGATGCCGCGACCGCCTTCGACCCGGCCGAGACGGCGCGCGAATTTCGCATCGGGGTGCGCCTGTCGGGCGAGATGCCGCGTTTCTCCGCGCTTGCGCTGCGCGTGCGGAGCGAGGCGCCGCGCGCGATGCTGGCGAGCGTGACCTTTCGCCGCCGCGATCTGGTGGTGGCGCTCGCGAACGGCGACCTCGACCTCGCGCTCGATGTCGCCTTGCCTTCCGACGACCGGCTCTGCCGCCATTATCTCGGCACCGAGCCGCCCGTCATCGTGGCGCGCAAGGGGCATCCGCGCGTCGATGGCGCGATCGACCTCGATACCTATCTGGCGCTCGACCATATCGTCGCCACCGCGCGGCCGCACGGGCCGGGGATGGAGGATATGGCGCTCGACCGCCTGGGCCTCGCGCGCCGCGTCGCGGTGCGGTGCCAGCACGCGATCACCGCGTGGCAGATCGTCGCCAAGTCCGATATGCTCTTTTCGCTGCCGCGTTCGCACGCCGAGGTTCTGGACGCGATGTGGCCGATGCAGCTTGTCGACATGCCGCTGCCGGTCGAGCAGGGGGGCAGCTATCTCTACTGGCACCAAGCGGCCGACGCCGACCCTGGCCTGCGCTGGCTGCGCGGGATTATCGCGGATGAATTGGGGAAGTCCGGATAA
- a CDS encoding response regulator transcription factor: MSDRRQLLIVEDDDVFARTLKRSFERRGYEVRVASSPDEAETLLAGWRPGFAVVDLKLGNASGLVAVQTLRAADPAMRIVVLTGFASIATAVEAIKLGASYYLAKPSNTDDIEAAFDRSEGNVDAPLDARPSSIKTVEWEHIHQTLVETNFNISEAARRLGMHRRTLARKLEKRQVK; this comes from the coding sequence ATGAGCGACCGGCGGCAATTGCTGATCGTCGAGGACGACGACGTTTTCGCGCGGACGCTCAAGCGCTCGTTCGAGCGCCGCGGTTATGAGGTGCGCGTGGCATCGAGCCCCGACGAAGCCGAAACGCTGCTTGCCGGGTGGCGCCCGGGCTTCGCGGTGGTCGATCTCAAGCTCGGCAATGCGTCGGGGCTTGTCGCGGTCCAGACGCTGCGCGCCGCCGATCCGGCGATGCGGATCGTCGTGCTCACCGGCTTCGCGAGCATCGCGACGGCGGTCGAGGCGATCAAATTGGGCGCGTCTTATTATCTCGCCAAACCGTCGAACACCGACGATATCGAGGCGGCGTTCGATCGGTCGGAGGGGAATGTCGATGCCCCGCTCGACGCGCGGCCGTCGTCGATCAAGACCGTCGAGTGGGAGCATATCCACCAGACGCTGGTCGAGACCAATTTCAACATTTCGGAGGCCGCGCGGCGGCTGGGGATGCACCGGCGGACGCTCGCGCGGAAGCTCGAGAAGCGGCAGGTGAAATGA
- a CDS encoding ATP-binding protein — translation MTEPAIPPVDAPAEANAGRRNMALLIQLRWLAVGGQLATIAIVTGPMHIHLPLAPLVAAIAVLVAINVASLALLRRGRAVTNAELTAALLFDVAALGWQLHHSGGLANPFASLFLLQVVIGAILLTPASSWAIVVAALAAIGVLAVEPTPLILPPPYADDPMALYLKGSLVCFLLIAVLLVAFVTRISRNLRDRDAALAASRQRAAEEDHIVRMGLLASGAAHELGTPLSTLSVLIGDWKSAPDLTAQSELQDDLADMDAAVRRCKAIVSGILMSAGEARGIAPEMTTMRSFLGDIVADHAARFAGRIDLSDRFGADVAIVSDPALRQVIGNVIDNAAEVSPDWIGITASRDGETVVIEIADHGPGFAEAMLDGFGQPYRSTKGRPGGGLGLFLLVNVLRKLGGWASAENRDAGGAVVRIMLPLAAVAARESEGA, via the coding sequence ATGACCGAACCCGCGATCCCGCCAGTCGATGCGCCCGCCGAGGCGAATGCCGGGCGGCGGAACATGGCGCTGCTGATCCAGCTCCGCTGGCTCGCGGTGGGGGGACAGCTTGCGACGATCGCCATCGTCACCGGCCCGATGCATATCCACCTGCCGCTTGCGCCGCTGGTGGCGGCGATCGCGGTGCTGGTTGCGATCAATGTCGCCAGTCTCGCGCTGCTGCGGCGCGGGCGCGCGGTGACCAATGCCGAGCTGACCGCGGCGCTGCTGTTCGACGTCGCGGCGCTCGGCTGGCAGCTTCATCACAGCGGCGGGCTCGCCAATCCCTTCGCCTCGCTGTTCCTGCTGCAGGTCGTGATCGGCGCGATCCTCCTGACGCCCGCCTCGTCGTGGGCGATCGTCGTCGCGGCGCTGGCGGCGATCGGCGTGCTTGCGGTCGAGCCGACCCCGCTGATCCTGCCGCCGCCCTATGCCGACGATCCGATGGCGCTCTACCTCAAGGGCAGTCTTGTCTGTTTCCTGCTGATCGCGGTGCTGCTCGTCGCGTTCGTGACGCGGATCAGCCGCAATCTGCGTGACCGCGACGCCGCGCTCGCCGCGAGCCGCCAGCGCGCGGCGGAGGAGGATCATATCGTCCGCATGGGGCTGCTCGCCTCGGGCGCGGCGCACGAACTCGGGACGCCGCTGTCGACCTTGTCGGTGCTGATCGGCGACTGGAAGAGCGCGCCGGACCTCACGGCGCAAAGCGAGCTTCAGGATGATCTTGCCGACATGGACGCGGCGGTGCGGCGCTGCAAGGCGATCGTCAGCGGCATCCTGATGTCGGCGGGGGAGGCGCGGGGGATCGCGCCCGAAATGACGACGATGCGGAGCTTCCTCGGCGATATCGTCGCCGACCACGCGGCCCGCTTCGCCGGGCGCATCGACCTCAGCGACCGTTTCGGCGCCGATGTCGCGATCGTGTCCGACCCCGCGCTGCGGCAGGTGATTGGCAATGTCATCGACAATGCCGCCGAAGTGTCGCCCGACTGGATCGGCATCACCGCCTCGCGCGACGGCGAGACCGTGGTGATCGAGATCGCCGATCATGGCCCGGGTTTCGCCGAAGCGATGCTCGACGGGTTCGGTCAGCCCTATCGCTCGACCAAGGGGCGGCCCGGCGGCGGGCTGGGGTTGTTCCTGCTCGTCAACGTGCTGCGCAAACTCGGCGGCTGGGCGAGCGCCGAGAATCGCGATGCCGGCGGCGCGGTGGTGCGGATCATGCTGCCGCTTGCGGCGGTCGCCGCCCGCGAAAGCGAGGGTGCATGA
- a CDS encoding SURF1 family protein encodes MRRGIAVAALIAVAAGFAALGVWQLERRVWKHELVAAVDARIHAAPVAAPGTDAWPRIGAKDDAYRRVTARGHFRHDRETLVQAVTARGAGYWVLTPLETPHFTLLVNRGFVPKGRRDPGTRAAGNSASDVTVTGLLRVTEPKGAFLRSNDPAANRWYSRDVAAIAKARGLGWTAPYFVDADATPNPGGYPVGGLTVVRFPDNHMVYALTWFALCALSLFFAGRLWRIRD; translated from the coding sequence TTGAGGCGCGGCATCGCCGTCGCGGCGCTGATCGCCGTGGCGGCGGGTTTCGCCGCGCTCGGCGTCTGGCAACTCGAGCGGCGCGTCTGGAAGCATGAGCTGGTCGCCGCGGTCGACGCGCGCATCCATGCAGCGCCGGTCGCGGCGCCGGGGACGGATGCGTGGCCGCGCATCGGCGCGAAGGACGACGCCTATCGCCGCGTGACCGCGCGCGGGCATTTCCGCCACGACCGCGAAACGCTGGTGCAGGCGGTGACGGCACGCGGCGCGGGCTATTGGGTGCTGACGCCGCTGGAGACGCCGCACTTCACTCTGCTCGTCAATCGCGGTTTCGTGCCGAAGGGGCGACGCGATCCCGGCACGCGCGCAGCGGGGAATAGCGCCAGTGACGTGACGGTGACCGGTTTGCTGCGTGTGACTGAGCCCAAGGGAGCGTTTTTGCGGTCGAACGATCCGGCGGCGAACCGCTGGTATTCGCGCGATGTCGCGGCGATTGCGAAGGCACGGGGGCTGGGCTGGACGGCGCCCTATTTCGTCGACGCCGACGCTACGCCCAACCCCGGCGGCTATCCGGTCGGCGGGCTAACCGTCGTGCGCTTTCCCGACAATCATATGGTCTATGCGCTGACCTGGTTCGCGCTTTGTGCATTGAGCCTCTTTTTCGCGGGACGGCTGTGGCGTATCCGGGATTGA
- the cyoD gene encoding cytochrome o ubiquinol oxidase subunit IV, whose amino-acid sequence MSDPHHAADGAHEIEMPHASMRDYLIGFILSVILTAIPFWLVMERPLSDGATAAVIMVFAAVQIVVHMVFFLHMSPKAEGGWSITSLTFTIIIVVIMLAGSLWVMHHLNTNMMPSPHDMSQLP is encoded by the coding sequence ATGAGCGATCCCCACCACGCCGCGGACGGCGCCCACGAGATCGAGATGCCGCACGCATCGATGCGCGATTATCTCATCGGCTTTATCCTGTCGGTGATCCTGACCGCGATTCCTTTCTGGCTGGTGATGGAACGGCCGCTGTCGGACGGCGCGACCGCGGCGGTGATCATGGTATTCGCCGCGGTGCAGATCGTCGTCCACATGGTCTTCTTCCTCCATATGTCGCCAAAGGCCGAGGGCGGCTGGTCGATCACCTCGCTGACCTTCACGATCATCATCGTCGTGATCATGCTCGCGGGCTCGCTGTGGGTGATGCACCATCTCAACACCAACATGATGCCGTCGCCGCACGACATGAGCCAGCTTCCTTGA